The Falsibacillus pallidus genome contains the following window.
AGCTCGGGATCTCTATGGCATAGGGAAGACATTGGGCTTTGCTGCAATTGTAAATGCATTTGCCTATTTTGTCCTGTTTCTTACAGACAACATCTTTATGCTTGTCGCTGCTCTGTTCATTCACGGCGCTGCCACAACCTTGAATAGCATCTGCGTCTATACAATAAGACATGAACAAACACCCTCCCATCTTATTGGAAGGATTACGGGAATAACCGGGACATTATTCAGAATGGGGATGCCTGTCACTATGTTTTGTTCCGGATGGATCATGATGTGGTGGGGACCTAAAGTCATTTTTTTAGGAAGTGCAATATTAAATATCATAGTAGTTTCATTTTTCGTAAGATCGATTTTATGGAAAATCAGATGAATGAGGATCAGCCAGCTGCAAATCCGAGTTGGCTGATTTTTCTTTTTAAGAAGGGTTTCGAAAGACCTATCAAGAATGATAGAGATAGAAAGGGAGAATGAACATGGAACAAACACATTTACGTTTTAATAGCGGGATTGCCATGCATAAACCAGAAAACATCAGGAACAAAGAAACTGAATGCCCCTTTTGTCGAAGAGAAGAACTTTCAGACATCCTTGATGAAAAAGGAAGCATCATCCTTCTTAAAAATAAATATCCTGTTCTCGAGGATACTTTTCAGACAGTATTAATAGAAACAGATGACTGCGATGGGGACATCTCACTATATTCAAAACAGCATTTACATGATTTATTTTCGTTTGCCATCAACCATTGGCTTATGATGGAAAAGGATCCAAAGTTCAAATCTGTACTGCTGTTTAAAAACCACGGACCATTATCTGGAGGAACCTTGAAGCATCCACATATGCAGATTGTCGGTCTTGAAGGGATCGATTATCACAGCAAAGTGTCCCGAAATGATTTTGAAGGAATTTTGATTGAATCAAAAGAGGAAGTCAAATGGACATTGTCAACTTCACCAAGGATTGGATTTTACGAATGGAACGTCCTTATGCAGGAAAGCGGAAATGTTTCGCAGCTTGCGGATTATGTGCAAAAAACCATTTATTACATATTGAATCAATACAGGATCAAATGCAGCAGCTATAATTTATTTTTTTACCACATCAAGAATGAGATTGCTGTAAAAATCATGCCACGGTTTGTCACATCTCCTTTGTTCGTGGGCTATTCCATTCCCCAGCTGCCTATTAATCTGGAGGAAACGGTAAAGGACATTCAAAGCAAGCAATGTTAATCATCCTATAGGAAGGAGGAATCGTTTGTTATGTTTGGGATAAAAGCCTATGGAATCTATGTGCCCTTCAATCGTCTTGAAAGGAACAAAATTTCACATTTTTATGGAGGCAGACCTCTAAAAGGTGAAAAATCCATCGCCAACTTCGATGAGGATAGTTTATCCTTAGCTATCAACGCCTGCTGCAATTTGTTTTCTTCCTATAAAG
Protein-coding sequences here:
- a CDS encoding DUF4931 domain-containing protein; the encoded protein is MEQTHLRFNSGIAMHKPENIRNKETECPFCRREELSDILDEKGSIILLKNKYPVLEDTFQTVLIETDDCDGDISLYSKQHLHDLFSFAINHWLMMEKDPKFKSVLLFKNHGPLSGGTLKHPHMQIVGLEGIDYHSKVSRNDFEGILIESKEEVKWTLSTSPRIGFYEWNVLMQESGNVSQLADYVQKTIYYILNQYRIKCSSYNLFFYHIKNEIAVKIMPRFVTSPLFVGYSIPQLPINLEETVKDIQSKQC